In Persephonella sp. IF05-L8, the following are encoded in one genomic region:
- a CDS encoding 2-isopropylmalate synthase, translated as MTNKEQEMEKEKIIIFDTTLRDGEQAPGFSMTVEEKITMAQQLERLGVDVIEAGFAAASQGDFEAINSIAKTVKEPIVCSLARALESDIERAGEALAPAERKRIHTFIATSPIHMQYKLKMTPEQVLERAVSAVKFARNFTDDVEFSAEDAFRSERDFLFKVFEAVIDAGAKTINVPDTVGYAIPDEFGQLIADIKNNVPNIDKAVISVHCHNDLGLAVANSLSAIKNGARQAHVTINGIGERAGNAALEEVVMAIKVRKDYFKDVYTTVNTKEIYKTSRLLCRITGSFVQPNKAIVGDNAFAHEAGIHQHGLLAHRETYEIMRAEDVGVPESKIVLGKHSGRHAFKTRLEELGYRNLTEAEIDHLFKKFKELADKKKEVFDEDIEALLLEELFKSYEEVKLIYFHVLSGNRAIPSSTVKIEKDGEEIISTSSGDGPIDSALKALEKALGITGRLKDYTIRSLSAGKDAMGEVRVVVDFGGTISSGKGTSTDIIEASVKAYLDAYNRYLARKIFLEKRITEGI; from the coding sequence ATTACTAATAAGGAGCAAGAAATGGAAAAGGAAAAAATAATAATATTTGATACAACCTTAAGAGATGGTGAGCAGGCACCAGGATTTTCCATGACTGTTGAAGAAAAAATAACAATGGCACAACAACTTGAAAGACTTGGGGTTGACGTTATAGAAGCAGGTTTTGCTGCAGCATCACAGGGAGATTTTGAAGCAATAAACTCCATAGCAAAGACAGTTAAGGAACCTATTGTATGCTCCCTTGCAAGAGCCCTTGAAAGTGATATAGAAAGGGCAGGCGAAGCCCTTGCCCCTGCAGAGAGAAAAAGAATTCATACATTTATAGCGACTTCTCCTATACATATGCAGTATAAACTTAAAATGACACCAGAACAGGTATTGGAAAGAGCTGTTTCTGCTGTAAAATTTGCAAGAAATTTTACAGATGATGTTGAGTTTTCAGCAGAAGATGCATTCAGGTCTGAAAGGGATTTCCTGTTTAAAGTGTTTGAGGCTGTTATAGATGCAGGAGCAAAAACCATAAATGTGCCTGATACTGTTGGATATGCAATACCTGATGAATTTGGGCAGCTAATAGCTGATATAAAAAATAATGTTCCCAACATAGACAAAGCTGTTATATCTGTTCACTGTCACAATGACCTTGGTCTTGCTGTTGCAAACTCCCTTTCTGCAATAAAAAATGGTGCAAGGCAGGCTCACGTTACAATTAACGGTATCGGTGAAAGAGCCGGTAATGCTGCCCTTGAAGAAGTCGTTATGGCAATAAAGGTTAGAAAAGATTACTTCAAAGATGTTTATACAACAGTAAACACAAAAGAAATCTATAAAACAAGCAGACTACTTTGCAGAATTACAGGCAGCTTTGTTCAGCCTAACAAGGCTATTGTTGGAGACAATGCTTTTGCCCACGAGGCAGGTATCCATCAACATGGCTTACTTGCCCACAGGGAAACCTATGAGATAATGAGAGCTGAAGATGTAGGAGTTCCTGAATCTAAAATAGTGCTTGGTAAACACTCAGGAAGACATGCATTTAAAACAAGACTTGAGGAACTGGGATACAGAAATCTAACAGAGGCAGAGATAGACCATCTGTTCAAAAAATTCAAAGAACTGGCAGACAAGAAAAAAGAGGTATTTGATGAAGACATAGAAGCACTGCTACTTGAAGAGCTCTTCAAAAGCTATGAAGAGGTTAAGCTAATCTATTTCCATGTTTTAAGTGGAAACAGAGCAATCCCTTCCTCCACTGTAAAAATTGAAAAAGATGGGGAAGAAATTATATCAACCTCTTCAGGAGATGGTCCCATAGATAGTGCCCTAAAAGCCCTTGAAAAAGCACTGGGTATAACAGGAAGGCTTAAGGATTACACAATCCGTTCCCTGAGTGCAGGAAAAGATGCAATGGGAGAAGTTAGAGTGGTAGTCGATTTCGGAGGAACAATCAGTTCAGGAAAAGGAACATCTACCGATATTATAGAAGCAAGTGTAAAAGCTTATCTGGATGCTTATAACAGATATCTGGCAAGAAAGATATTCCTTGAAAAAAGAATTACAGAAGGTATTTAA
- a CDS encoding CdaR family protein, translated as MEKIKKIVLNNIHLKILSLLVAFLLWLNITSTQKTQIEFMTEVKIKNQPKNLIIQKIEPSKVSIKIEGIRSKLNRVNISDIEVYIDGKKLKKGKNLVKVHVSPRFTESFTVISVKPEKVYVYTISK; from the coding sequence ATGGAAAAAATAAAGAAAATAGTTTTAAACAATATACATTTAAAAATCTTATCCTTACTTGTTGCTTTCCTGCTCTGGCTGAATATAACCAGCACCCAAAAAACACAGATTGAGTTTATGACTGAAGTAAAAATAAAAAACCAACCTAAAAACCTAATAATACAGAAAATAGAACCTTCAAAAGTTTCCATAAAAATAGAAGGTATACGTTCCAAGCTAAACAGAGTTAATATTTCTGATATAGAAGTCTATATTGATGGTAAAAAACTAAAAAAAGGAAAAAATCTTGTTAAAGTTCATGTTTCCCCAAGATTTACAGAGAGCTTTACAGTTATATCTGTCAAACCTGAGAAAGTATATGTCTATACCATATCAAAATGA
- the fsa gene encoding fructose-6-phosphate aldolase, with protein MKFFIDTANIDEIKAANELRILDGVTTNPTLISKTGKPFMEVVKEILAEIPDKPVSLEVASTDYEGMVREGEMLAKLGDNVVIKIPATIDGLKAVKYFEDNKIKTNVTLIFSPSQALLAMKAGASYISPFVGRLDDISQNGMELISQIRTIIDNYGFNTEIIVASVRHPMHVVEAALIGADIATIPYKVIAQLIKHPLTDIGLERFLKDWEAVPEKPF; from the coding sequence ATGAAGTTCTTTATCGACACAGCCAATATTGATGAAATTAAAGCTGCAAATGAGCTTAGAATTCTTGATGGGGTTACAACAAATCCAACTCTTATATCAAAAACAGGTAAACCATTTATGGAAGTTGTTAAAGAAATTCTGGCAGAAATCCCAGACAAACCTGTTAGCCTTGAAGTTGCCAGCACAGATTATGAAGGAATGGTAAGAGAAGGAGAAATGCTGGCAAAATTAGGGGACAACGTTGTGATTAAAATCCCAGCAACAATTGATGGACTTAAAGCTGTTAAATATTTTGAAGATAATAAGATAAAAACAAATGTAACCCTTATTTTCTCTCCATCACAGGCACTTCTTGCAATGAAGGCAGGAGCTTCATATATTTCTCCATTTGTAGGAAGACTTGATGATATTAGCCAGAATGGCATGGAGCTAATATCCCAGATTAGAACAATCATTGATAACTACGGATTTAACACAGAGATTATCGTTGCAAGTGTAAGACATCCAATGCATGTTGTTGAAGCTGCTCTGATAGGAGCAGATATTGCAACAATACCTTACAAAGTTATTGCACAGCTTATAAAACATCCACTTACAGATATTGGCCTTGAAAGATTTTTAAAAGATTGGGAAGCTGTTCCAGAAAAACCATTTTAA
- a CDS encoding response regulator transcription factor: MSLVYVVEDDEDINELLVFNLRKEGFDVKSFLSSIPALQSLEKEKPDIILLDIMLPDMDGLEFCKKLKSDERFSEIPIIMLTAKSTEIDKIVGLELGADDYITKPFSLREVVARIRAILRRTGCKDKEKRSYIKVKGIEIFPEKFEVKIEGKEIPLTSKEFRLLMLLINNKGKVLSREQILSQIWKDELDVYDRTIDVHIKKLRDKLSPYSDIIETVRGVGYRLKED; the protein is encoded by the coding sequence ATGAGCCTTGTCTATGTAGTAGAAGACGACGAAGATATAAATGAACTTCTTGTTTTTAATCTCAGAAAAGAAGGATTTGATGTAAAATCCTTTCTCAGTAGCATTCCAGCCCTTCAATCCCTCGAAAAAGAGAAACCTGATATTATCTTGCTGGATATTATGCTTCCAGATATGGATGGCCTTGAGTTCTGTAAAAAGCTAAAAAGTGATGAAAGATTTTCAGAAATCCCAATTATTATGTTAACTGCAAAAAGCACAGAAATAGATAAAATTGTAGGTCTTGAACTGGGAGCAGATGATTATATTACAAAACCATTTTCCCTTAGAGAAGTAGTGGCAAGAATAAGAGCCATTCTTAGAAGAACAGGCTGTAAGGACAAAGAAAAAAGAAGCTATATAAAAGTAAAGGGAATTGAGATTTTCCCTGAAAAATTTGAGGTAAAAATTGAAGGAAAGGAAATACCCCTTACTTCAAAAGAGTTTAGACTTCTCATGCTTCTAATAAACAATAAAGGAAAGGTTTTATCACGGGAACAGATTTTATCCCAGATATGGAAAGATGAGCTTGATGTTTATGACAGGACAATAGATGTTCATATAAAAAAATTAAGGGATAAACTCTCCCCCTACAGTGATATTATTGAAACTGTAAGGGGAGTTGGATATAGATTGAAAGAAGATTAA
- a CDS encoding GGDEF domain-containing protein has product MDKGTFEYRKSIFYLFTGVGIISTVIFAVLNIHAGNILIGSIEIFLSVLAFFNAIFFTQTEKFDLATTNILILVLLVLLLLIITGGYKGNGIFWIYTFPLLTFFLKDKKSAFLWNISFLFLILIIYLLSSKGILTISYDMYAILEAVGAYLAVTFLAYFYADALTNLTKKLTYRALYDPLTDLFNRQFVMEYLEKEIEKIKRGSENHLCVVYIDFDNFKPINDKYGHIVGDEVLKNVARIFLENFRKSDVIGRIGGDEFLIVINYCRKEYIENKLILLRETIENQFKKYNLSFSYGIVVLPDETQDFQNAIKLADKRMYKNKIRKS; this is encoded by the coding sequence ATTGATAAAGGGACTTTTGAATATAGAAAAAGTATATTTTATCTTTTTACTGGTGTAGGTATTATTTCAACAGTAATTTTCGCCGTATTAAATATACATGCTGGAAATATACTAATAGGTAGTATAGAAATTTTTTTGTCTGTTCTGGCTTTTTTTAATGCTATTTTTTTCACACAGACAGAAAAGTTTGATTTGGCAACTACAAATATTCTTATTCTGGTTCTCTTAGTTTTACTGCTGCTGATAATAACAGGAGGATACAAAGGAAATGGTATATTCTGGATTTATACCTTTCCATTATTAACATTCTTTTTAAAAGATAAAAAATCAGCTTTTTTATGGAATATATCATTCCTTTTTTTAATCTTGATTATTTACCTCCTTTCATCTAAGGGGATTTTAACTATTTCTTATGATATGTATGCTATTCTTGAAGCAGTAGGAGCCTATCTGGCAGTAACTTTTCTGGCTTACTTTTATGCTGATGCCCTAACAAATTTAACAAAAAAATTGACTTATAGAGCCCTTTATGACCCTTTGACAGACCTTTTTAACAGACAATTTGTTATGGAATATCTTGAAAAGGAAATAGAAAAGATTAAAAGAGGTTCTGAAAATCATTTATGTGTAGTTTATATAGATTTTGACAATTTTAAGCCTATAAATGATAAGTATGGTCATATTGTTGGGGATGAAGTATTAAAAAATGTCGCAAGAATATTTTTAGAAAACTTTAGAAAATCCGATGTAATCGGAAGAATTGGAGGAGATGAATTTTTAATAGTTATAAACTACTGTAGAAAAGAATATATTGAAAATAAGTTAATTTTGCTTAGGGAAACAATAGAAAATCAATTTAAAAAATATAATCTTTCATTTAGTTATGGCATTGTTGTCCTTCCGGATGAGACACAGGATTTTCAAAATGCTATAAAGTTAGCAGATAAAAGGATGTATAAAAACAAAATAAGAAAGTCATAA
- the thrS gene encoding threonine--tRNA ligase gives MLKLNINRFGEYEFEDGITIKEIIQALEGEGKKIKGAIGGVLNGKIIDVHTPIRESGELRFITKKDPESLELLRHSLAHIMAQALKELYGDENVHLGIGPTTEHGFYYDVEVEGKRLTEEDLPVIEEKMREIIQRNCPVERKEIPRDEAIELFEKKKEIYKIDIIKHQIPEGEPISVYTQCDFIDLCRGPHIPSTGEAGAFKLVSLAGAYWRGKEGNPMLQRIYGVAFWTEKELKKYLNMLEEAKKRDHRKLGKELELFMITDEVGGGLALWLPKGAIIRNEIENAWKQEHIKRGYQLVYTPHVGKEQLWKTSGHVDFYRENMFPEMQIEEEGYFVKPMNCPFHVEIYKSKQRSYKELPLRFAELGTVYRYERSGVLHGLMRVRGFTQDDAHIICREDQVEEEIKGVLELILDTLRSYGFDEFQVFLSTRPEKSVGDDRMWEVATDSLRKAIESVGLTYEIDEGGGAFYGPKIDVKIKDAIGRMWQCSTVQFDFNLPERFDMYYIGEDNQRHRPYMIHRAIFGSIERFIGVLLEHYAGQLPLWLSPVQARIIPIADAHIPYAKEVEKQLKEAGLRVEVDERNERMNKKIRDAELQKIPYMLVVGDKEAESKTVAVRTKKKGNIGTMPVDEFIQKAKKLIEEKSLEL, from the coding sequence ATGTTAAAGTTAAATATAAACAGATTTGGGGAGTATGAGTTTGAAGATGGTATTACTATAAAAGAAATCATACAGGCATTAGAAGGGGAAGGCAAAAAGATAAAAGGAGCAATAGGCGGCGTTTTAAATGGAAAAATCATAGACGTCCACACTCCTATAAGAGAAAGTGGAGAGCTTAGATTTATAACCAAAAAAGACCCAGAAAGCCTTGAGCTTCTCAGACACTCTCTTGCTCACATAATGGCTCAGGCTCTAAAAGAGCTTTACGGAGATGAAAATGTCCATCTTGGTATTGGTCCAACAACGGAACACGGGTTTTATTACGACGTAGAAGTGGAAGGAAAAAGGCTTACAGAGGAAGACCTTCCTGTTATTGAAGAAAAAATGAGAGAAATTATCCAGAGAAACTGCCCTGTTGAAAGAAAAGAGATACCCAGGGATGAAGCTATTGAGCTTTTTGAAAAGAAAAAAGAGATATACAAAATAGACATAATCAAACACCAGATACCTGAAGGGGAACCAATATCGGTATATACCCAGTGTGATTTTATAGACCTTTGTAGAGGTCCCCACATTCCATCCACAGGAGAAGCAGGAGCATTTAAACTTGTATCCCTTGCAGGTGCTTACTGGAGGGGAAAAGAAGGAAATCCAATGCTCCAGAGGATTTATGGGGTTGCATTCTGGACAGAGAAGGAACTGAAAAAATACCTGAATATGCTTGAAGAAGCTAAAAAAAGAGACCACAGAAAACTTGGAAAAGAGCTTGAGCTGTTTATGATAACAGATGAAGTTGGTGGTGGCCTTGCCCTGTGGCTTCCAAAAGGGGCAATAATCAGAAACGAGATAGAAAATGCATGGAAACAGGAGCATATAAAAAGAGGATATCAGCTTGTTTACACACCACATGTAGGTAAAGAGCAGCTATGGAAAACAAGTGGACATGTTGATTTTTATAGAGAAAATATGTTCCCTGAAATGCAGATTGAAGAAGAGGGGTATTTTGTTAAGCCTATGAACTGCCCGTTCCATGTGGAGATATACAAATCAAAACAACGTTCATATAAGGAACTTCCCCTTAGATTTGCAGAACTTGGGACAGTTTACAGATATGAAAGAAGCGGTGTTTTACATGGGCTTATGAGGGTTAGAGGCTTTACCCAGGACGATGCTCATATTATATGTAGGGAAGACCAGGTTGAAGAGGAAATTAAAGGTGTCCTTGAACTGATACTTGATACCCTTAGAAGCTATGGATTTGATGAGTTTCAGGTATTCCTCTCAACAAGACCTGAAAAATCTGTTGGCGATGATAGAATGTGGGAAGTTGCAACAGACTCTTTAAGGAAAGCTATAGAAAGCGTAGGACTTACCTATGAAATAGATGAAGGGGGCGGAGCTTTCTACGGTCCCAAAATAGACGTAAAAATAAAAGATGCCATCGGTAGAATGTGGCAGTGCTCAACTGTTCAGTTTGATTTTAACCTGCCTGAAAGATTTGATATGTATTACATAGGAGAAGACAACCAGAGACACAGACCATATATGATACACAGGGCTATATTTGGTTCAATAGAAAGATTTATAGGTGTTCTCCTTGAGCACTACGCAGGACAGCTACCACTGTGGCTTTCTCCTGTTCAGGCAAGAATAATTCCTATTGCTGATGCTCATATTCCTTATGCTAAAGAGGTTGAAAAGCAGCTTAAAGAAGCTGGTCTCAGGGTTGAAGTTGATGAGAGAAATGAAAGAATGAACAAAAAAATAAGAGATGCAGAACTTCAAAAAATCCCTTATATGCTTGTGGTAGGAGATAAAGAAGCAGAAAGTAAAACTGTTGCCGTGAGAACAAAGAAGAAAGGAAATATTGGAACAATGCCTGTTGATGAATTTATTCAAAAAGCTAAAAAATTAATAGAAGAAAAATCCCTTGAACTTTAA
- a CDS encoding DUF2103 domain-containing protein: protein MKYRKKGIKKEHHIIEDGEELLEDLVKKGLVKSIIPGRIKTTPKGQPGNPRLTFQYETNSGAKLLLKKGSTVQEVFVITDDVPALKDYVIEKYKNK, encoded by the coding sequence ATGAAATACAGAAAAAAAGGCATAAAAAAGGAACATCATATTATTGAAGACGGGGAAGAGCTACTTGAGGATTTAGTGAAAAAGGGATTGGTAAAGTCTATCATTCCAGGGAGAATAAAAACCACTCCAAAAGGTCAACCGGGAAATCCACGTCTTACATTCCAGTATGAAACAAATTCAGGGGCTAAACTTCTTCTAAAAAAAGGCTCAACAGTTCAGGAAGTTTTTGTGATTACAGATGATGTTCCTGCTTTAAAAGATTATGTTATTGAAAAATATAAAAATAAATGA
- the cdaA gene encoding diadenylate cyclase CdaA, with protein sequence MFDSLQWLIGLIKSIRINDIIDILIVATIIYYLLKFIIGTRGWQILIGLFILLSIWLVAKILHLPTIEWIFDNLWSIGIFILIVVFQPEIRRGLAKLGERGLFRYSLLSKKKAIDEIIRAATFLAERKIGALIVFERNIDLENYTEGCVKLNAEISLELLISIFIPQTPLHDGAVIIRDQEIVSARCFLPLTINPNIPQNIGTRHRAGIGISEETDAVALIVSEERGEISLAIDGKLFRDLDPLTLRKKLIEVLEIEKPDLVGKLKNKLSGKKKWKK encoded by the coding sequence TTGTTTGATAGTCTTCAATGGCTTATTGGCTTAATCAAATCAATACGGATAAATGACATAATAGATATCCTTATTGTTGCCACAATAATTTATTACCTTCTAAAGTTTATCATTGGCACAAGAGGCTGGCAGATACTTATAGGCCTTTTTATTCTTCTGTCTATATGGCTGGTTGCAAAAATACTTCATCTCCCAACAATTGAATGGATTTTTGATAACCTGTGGAGTATTGGAATATTTATTCTTATAGTTGTTTTTCAGCCAGAAATCAGAAGAGGACTTGCAAAATTAGGAGAAAGGGGACTTTTCAGGTATTCTCTCCTTTCCAAGAAAAAAGCTATTGATGAAATTATAAGGGCAGCAACATTCCTTGCAGAAAGAAAAATTGGAGCATTAATAGTTTTTGAGAGAAATATTGACCTTGAAAACTATACAGAAGGCTGCGTTAAGCTAAATGCAGAGATTTCCCTTGAGTTGCTTATTTCTATCTTTATCCCCCAGACACCTCTTCATGATGGTGCAGTAATCATAAGAGACCAGGAGATTGTTTCTGCCAGATGTTTTTTACCCCTTACTATAAATCCTAATATTCCCCAGAACATAGGTACAAGACACAGGGCAGGGATAGGAATATCCGAAGAAACAGATGCAGTTGCCCTTATTGTATCAGAAGAAAGGGGAGAAATATCCCTTGCTATTGATGGAAAACTCTTTAGAGATTTAGACCCTCTTACCCTGAGAAAAAAACTTATAGAAGTCCTTGAGATAGAGAAACCTGATTTGGTAGGAAAACTGAAGAATAAATTATCCGGGAAAAAGAAATGGAAAAAATAA
- a CDS encoding PIN domain-containing protein yields MNINKVFVDANVIIDTFDKTRKENESATKAIRYLLQSRNIELFTSCDLITTVYYVLKKKYGKGALYDIKILLNVYSIISFSDYEVRESIYLMENDKNFKDLEDTIQYVLAKNEGCDLILTNDKDFYSPDIKVLTTEELIKEFNIKQG; encoded by the coding sequence GTGAATATTAATAAGGTTTTTGTAGATGCTAATGTAATTATTGATACATTTGATAAAACCAGAAAAGAAAATGAGTCTGCCACCAAAGCAATAAGATATCTTTTGCAGAGTAGAAATATAGAATTATTTACCAGCTGCGATTTGATTACTACCGTTTACTATGTATTGAAAAAAAAGTACGGAAAAGGAGCATTATACGATATTAAAATTTTACTTAACGTTTATTCTATAATCTCCTTTTCTGACTATGAAGTTAGAGAAAGCATTTACTTGATGGAAAATGACAAAAACTTTAAGGATTTAGAAGACACAATTCAGTATGTATTAGCCAAAAATGAAGGATGCGATTTAATTCTGACAAATGATAAAGATTTTTACTCTCCTGATATAAAAGTCCTTACAACTGAGGAACTTATCAAAGAATTCAACATAAAACAGGGCTGA
- a CDS encoding peptidoglycan DD-metalloendopeptidase family protein: protein MKGKLILLLILIAAAAGGFFYYKGVIDFDPPQIKFEKKPKYLGSGTEINFAVIDKKPGISSVKVYLVQNNKNIEILEDTDFPEGLIDKSYDLKIDARKYGISQGKVKLVFVVEDSSILKNKKTYSYDLEVDLTPPSLSILSSPAGIMNGGTGFVFYRTSSDVVKTGVKVGNLEFKCFNNIIDNPNIYGCAFPYPYYWNRKKSIVVFAIDKAGNKTSHALMYYFKRVKYKRSVINITDEFIETKVRPLSDKDIADPVELFRYVNVQVRKRNEDIIHKITSTVTINEPLFRTNFLQLRNSKVLGGFADYRKYRYKGKIIKGADAYHKGLDMASIKNAPVQAAEDGKVVFTGFLGIYGNSVIIEHGMGVFTLYSHLAEIHVNKGDEVSRGTEIGLTDTTGLAVGDHLHFGVLVQGLEVHPIEWLDKNWIKTRFLEPYKKIKSLYGGQ from the coding sequence TTGAAAGGAAAACTGATATTACTACTGATATTAATAGCCGCTGCTGCAGGCGGCTTTTTTTACTATAAAGGAGTTATAGATTTTGACCCGCCACAGATAAAATTTGAGAAAAAACCTAAATATCTTGGTTCAGGAACAGAAATTAACTTTGCAGTAATTGATAAAAAACCAGGAATAAGCTCAGTAAAGGTTTATCTGGTTCAAAATAATAAAAATATAGAAATCTTAGAAGATACAGATTTTCCAGAAGGATTAATAGATAAGAGCTATGATTTAAAAATTGATGCAAGGAAGTATGGAATAAGTCAGGGTAAAGTCAAACTGGTCTTTGTTGTGGAAGACAGCTCTATTTTGAAAAATAAAAAAACCTACTCTTATGACCTTGAAGTTGATTTAACCCCTCCATCCCTTAGTATTCTTTCCTCCCCTGCTGGAATTATGAATGGTGGAACAGGATTTGTTTTTTATAGAACATCATCAGATGTGGTTAAAACAGGTGTAAAAGTTGGAAATCTGGAGTTTAAATGTTTTAACAATATAATAGATAACCCAAATATTTATGGCTGTGCATTTCCTTACCCATATTACTGGAACAGAAAAAAATCTATTGTGGTTTTTGCTATAGACAAAGCAGGAAATAAAACCTCACATGCCCTTATGTATTATTTCAAGAGGGTAAAATATAAACGTTCAGTTATCAATATCACAGATGAATTTATTGAAACAAAAGTAAGACCACTATCAGACAAGGATATAGCTGACCCTGTTGAACTTTTCAGATATGTAAATGTCCAGGTCAGGAAAAGAAATGAGGATATAATACACAAAATAACCTCCACCGTAACAATTAATGAGCCGCTCTTTAGAACGAACTTTTTACAGCTTAGAAACTCAAAAGTGTTAGGTGGCTTTGCAGACTACAGAAAATACAGATACAAAGGTAAAATCATTAAAGGAGCTGATGCTTACCACAAAGGCTTAGACATGGCTTCCATCAAAAATGCACCGGTTCAGGCAGCAGAAGATGGCAAAGTAGTATTTACAGGATTTCTGGGTATTTATGGAAATTCTGTAATAATAGAGCACGGAATGGGAGTTTTTACCCTTTATTCCCATCTTGCAGAGATACACGTAAATAAAGGAGATGAAGTTTCAAGGGGAACAGAGATTGGACTTACAGATACAACAGGCCTTGCTGTAGGAGACCATTTACATTTTGGGGTGCTTGTTCAGGGACTGGAGGTTCACCCAATTGAGTGGTTGGACAAAAACTGGATAAAAACAAGATTTTTAGAGCCTTATAAAAAAATAAAATCCTTATACGGAGGTCAGTAA
- the folP gene encoding dihydropteroate synthase, producing the protein MNSIPHIIPENQTIYKILIPDPFQEPIIVKDEDEFKDLITKLKKEGKNEIARQLTEKWVNLHKETFKINHKGKFLNLGHKTAIMGILNITPDSFSDGGVFYKNIDKAVEHVSQMLENGADIIDIGGESTRPGATPVPVEEEMERVIPVIKALRKELGDNFLISIDTYKAEVAKAAINEGADIVNDISGMTFDPKMAETVAQLDCPVVINHTRGRPTEMQKDVYYDDVVLEIIEFLENQINYGISKGIRKDRFIIDPGIGFGKLVEHNIEIIKRLSEFKVLGLPILIGISRKSFIGIILKNLMGKEEVPPKDRINGSLGATAYAVLNGAHIVRTHDIKETAEFLTIIDTIRGYRLV; encoded by the coding sequence ATGAACTCAATTCCCCATATAATTCCTGAAAATCAAACTATTTACAAAATTCTCATACCCGACCCATTTCAAGAACCAATTATTGTCAAAGATGAGGATGAATTTAAAGATTTAATCACAAAGTTAAAAAAAGAAGGAAAAAATGAGATAGCCCGCCAGCTTACAGAAAAATGGGTAAACCTTCACAAAGAAACCTTCAAAATCAACCACAAAGGAAAATTTTTAAATCTTGGGCATAAAACTGCAATCATGGGAATTTTAAATATAACCCCAGATTCATTTTCAGATGGGGGAGTTTTTTACAAAAATATAGATAAAGCCGTTGAGCATGTATCCCAGATGCTTGAAAATGGAGCTGATATCATAGATATCGGGGGGGAATCCACAAGACCAGGAGCAACCCCTGTTCCTGTTGAAGAAGAAATGGAAAGGGTTATTCCGGTAATCAAAGCTTTAAGAAAGGAATTAGGAGATAACTTTTTAATCTCAATAGATACCTATAAAGCAGAGGTTGCCAAAGCAGCAATTAATGAAGGGGCAGACATTGTAAATGATATCAGTGGTATGACATTTGACCCCAAAATGGCAGAAACGGTGGCACAGCTGGACTGTCCCGTGGTGATAAATCATACCCGTGGAAGACCAACAGAAATGCAGAAAGATGTATATTATGACGATGTTGTCCTTGAAATAATAGAATTCCTTGAAAATCAGATAAATTATGGAATATCAAAAGGTATTAGAAAAGACAGATTTATAATAGACCCGGGAATAGGTTTCGGAAAGTTAGTAGAACACAATATTGAAATAATTAAAAGACTATCAGAGTTCAAAGTTTTAGGGCTACCTATCCTGATAGGCATATCCAGAAAATCCTTTATAGGCATAATCCTCAAAAATCTTATGGGGAAAGAAGAAGTTCCGCCGAAAGATAGAATAAACGGTTCTTTAGGGGCTACAGCTTACGCTGTTTTAAATGGAGCCCATATAGTTAGAACCCATGATATAAAGGAAACAGCAGAATTTTTAACAATTATAGACACAATTAGAGGTTACAGGCTTGTTTGA